The Cellulomonas oligotrophica sequence GAGGATCGGCGTGCGCGCGCACGGGTGTCAACGCGTCGCGCGGACGAATCTCGCTATGCAAGACACGCGGTCTCACGGCGTCCGGTCCGTCCCGGTCGGCGGCCGAGGCGTGAGACCCGTCCGCCGCGGCGCGCGCGTCGTGCCTTAGCATCGGCCTCGACCATCCAGAGCGGCCGAGAGACCTGGCTCGACGACGCCGCAGCAACCCGCGGTCCCCGCACCGTCCCCGACGGGCACCGGACCGGACGAGGGTGCTACCGCCAGGCCGATGGAGGAACCGCATGAGCGTGCAGCCACGACCCGCCGACGGCTACGCCGGGGACGTCACCGCGACGCAGGCCTGGGAGCTGCTGCGCGACGACGCGTCCGCCGTGCTCGTCGACGTCCGCACCGACGCCGAGTGGCGCTACGTGGGCGTGCCCGACCTGCGCGAGCTCGGCCGCCAGGCGCAGCTCGTCGAGTGGTCGCAGTACCCGACCGGGCAGCTCAACCCCCGCTTCCTCGACCAGCTCCGCGCGGCGGGCGTCACCGAGCAGACGCCCGTGGTCTTCCTGTGCCGCTCGGGGCAGCGGTCGATCGGTGCCGCGCAGGCCGCGACGGCCGCCGGCCTCGGCCCGGCCTACAACGTGCTCGAGGGCTTCGAGGGCGCCACCGGCCCCGACGGCCACCGCGGCCACGAGGGCTGGCGCGCCGACGGGCTGCCCTGGGTCCAGCCGTGAGCGGCCCCCGCGTCCCCGGGCCCGGCGACTGGGACGCCCGCCGGCTCGACCGCGACGCGCTGCGCCCCGACACCCTCGCGGTGCGCGGCGGGCTCGTGCGCAGCGAGTTCGCCGAGATGTCCGAGGCCGTCTTCCTCACGCAGGGCTACACGTACGGGTCCGCGGCCGACGCGGAGGCCGGGTTCGCCGGCGAGGTCGACCGGTTCCTGTACTCGCGGTACGGCAACCCGACCGTCACCACGTTCGAGGAGCGGCTGCGCCTGCTCGAGGGCGCCGAGGCCTGCTACGCCACCGCGAGCGGCATGTCCGCGGTGTTCACCGCGCTCGCCGCACTCGTGCGCTCCGGGTCGCGCGTCGTGGCGTCCCGCGCGCTGTTCGGCTCGTCCCTGGTGATCTTCGACGAGATCCTCGCCGGCTGGGGCGTGCGCACCGACTACGTCGACGGGCACGTGCCCGAGCAGTGGGAGGCCGCGCTCGCGACGCCCGCCGACGTGGTGTTCTTCGAGACCCCGTCGAACCCCGTGCAGGACCTCGTCGACATCGCCGAGGTCAGCCGTCTCGCGCACGCCGCCGGCGCGACCGTCGTCGTCGACAACGTCTTCGCGACCCCGGTGTTCTCCCGCCCGCTCGACCACGGCGCCGACGTCGTCGTGTACTCGGCGACCAAGCACATCGACGGCCAGGGACGCGTGCTCGGCGGGGCGATCCTCGGCAGCGCCGACTACGTGCGCGGACCGGTGCAGACCTTGATCCGCAACACGGGCCCGTCGCTCTCGCCGTTCAACGCGTGGGTGCTGCTCAAGGGCCTGGAGACCCTCAGCGTGCGGGTGCGCCACCAGGCCGCCGGTGCCCTGGAGCTCGCCGCCTGGCTGGAGCAGCAGCCCGGCGTCGCCCGCGTGCGCTACCCGTACCTGCCGTCGCACCCGCAGCACGCGCTGGCGCTGCGGCAGCAGTCCGGCGGCGGCACGGTCGTCACGTTCGACCTCGCGGTGCCCGCGGACGCCCCGGCGGACGTCGCGAAGAAGGCGACGTTCGCGGTGCTCGACGCGCTGCGCGTCGTGGACATCTCAAACAACCTCGGCGACGCGAAGTCGATCGTCACGCACCCCGCGACGACGACGCACCGCAAGCTCGGCCCCGCCGGCCGCGCCGCGGTGGGCATCGCCGAGTCGACGGTCCGCCTGTCGGTGGGCCTGGAGGACGTCGAGGACCTCCGCGACGACCTCTCCCGCGCCCTGGCGACGCTCCCGGCCTGACTCCCCGCGGCGGACGACGCCCGGCTCACCCGCCGGGCGTCGTCCCTCCGGGACCCGCAGGCTGCGCGGCACGCGGCGCCGCCCGGTCGAGCCCGGCCTGGCGCTGCCAGTGGCCCCAGAGGATGGTGAACGTGAACAGCGCGACCGAGGTCACCGGCGCCTCCGGCGGGGACTCGACACCGAGCACCATCCGCACCGCGCACGCGGCCGCGGCGATCAGGAGCAGAGCGGTCGTCGCGAACCGCGCCCGCGTCTGCACGAGCAGCAGCGCACGCTCCCGCCGGATCGACCGGTCGCCCATGCTGCCCCCTTCCGTCACGGCGTCACCTCGCCCTTGGGCACCGTAGCGTGCGGCACCCCGCGCCGACCGGCGTTCGCGGCGCTCAGGCGACGGCGGTGTCGAGCGTCGAGGCGTGCGCGGCGGACGGTCCGACCAGGCTGAGGGCGACCGCGTCGACCCCGGCGCTGCGCGCGAGGTCGGTGGCCGTGTCGCGCACGGCGTCGAGCGGGGCGACCACCCAGGACGCCGACGGCGACCACGTGAGCCCGGCGAACGCCTCCGCGTACGCCAGGTGGGTGCGGCGGCGGCGGGCGTCCGCGGCGTCGGCGGCCACGACCGTCTCGACCTCGAGGACCACGCGCACGTCCGCGCGGGGACGGCCCAGCGCGGCGACCTCCTGCTCGACGCGGCGCACGAGCGAGCGCACGTGCGCGGGCGTGGGCAGGGCCGCGGACGGGACGAGCCGGACGACGTCGGCGCGGGCGGCGGCCAGCGCGAGGGCCGCGTCGTCGGGGGTGGCGGTGTCGAGCACGTGCTCCACGGCACCGGGGCGGGGGCGGGTCCGGCCGACGACCTCGACGGTCGGTGCGGCGGGTCGCGCGAGGGGCGGGGGCACGGGCCGTCCGTGGGCGGACGTGCGGGTGCGGGGAGGCGTGAGGGTGGACGTGGCCACGGGTGGGGTCCTCGGGTCGAGCAGGGTGCGTCACGGGGCCGGTGGCCGCACGTGCGCGGGTCGTCAGCTCAGCGACAACACACCCGGGTCGAGGACATGCCGGTCAGGGTAGCCGCAGCGGCGCGACGGCGACCAGCCCCGTCCCGCATCGCAGGACGCGCAGGTGCCCGCGACGAGGTCGTCACAGGGCGCGGGCGAACCACAGGGTGGTGGGGTGCGCGGCCGAGTCGCCGGCGGGGCGCACGGGGCGGTACCCGGCGCGGGTGACGAGGGCGACGGCCGGCGCGAGGCGCACGCGCGCGTCGACGAGCAGGTGGGTGGCGCCGTCCGCGCGGGCGGCGTCCTCGGCGGCGCGCAGCAGGTGGGAGGCGACGCCGGTGCGGCGGGCGTCAGGGGCCACGTACAGGCGTCGGACCTCGGCCCACTCGCGGGGCCAGGGGGCGTCCGCGCGGCGCACCCCGACGCAGCCGACCGCGCGGCCGTCGACGCGGGCGACGAACGTGGCCCCGAGGTCCGTGGCGCGTGCCGCGGCGTCGAGGGCGGCGGCGTCGGCCCCGGCGAGGGCGTCCGCGGGGTCGTCGGCGGCGACCTCGGCGAGCAGCGCCCGGCGCAGCGCGACCGCGTCCGGGTCGTCGGCCGCGACGAGGGTGACGACCGGCGCGGGCCCCGGCACGCCCCGCACCACCGGTGCCGGCGTCACGTCCTTGCCGAAGCAGCGCGAGTCGACGACGCCCGCGTACTCGGCGTAGTTGTCGACGGGCAGGAAACCCGCGGACAGGTACAGGCCGATGGCCTCGGGCTGCAGGATCCCGGTCTCGAGCACCAGGCGCGTGAAGCCGCGCTCGGCGGCGATCCGCTCCAGCTCGGCGAGGATCGTGCGCGACAGCCCACGCCCGCGGGCCGACGGGCGCACGTACATGCGCTTGATCTCCGCGACGCCGGCCCCGAGGTCCGCGGTCGCGTCGCGCAGCGCCCCGCAGGCGAGGGTGTGGTCGCCGTCGCGCAGCAGCACCATGACGACGACGGTGTCGGCGCCCATGGCGTGGCCGATGTCGTCCTCGCCGTACCGCTCGCGCAGCTCGGCCTGCTGGGCGGCGCGCAGCACCGCGGCGTCGGGGTCGTCCCACGCGACGTGGACGAGCCGCGGCGCGGTCCCCGGTGCCGACGTCGCGGTGCTCATGGCGTCAGCCGACCATCGCGTGCAGGACGGAGGTGAAGAACCGCAGACCGTCGGTGCCGCTGCGCGGTCCGGCGGGGCCGTCGGGGCCGAAGCCGGGCTCGACGGCGTGCTCGGGGTGCGGCATGAGACCGACGACGTTGCCCGCGGCGTTGGCGATGCCCGCGATGTCGCGGCGCGAGCCGTTGGGGTTCACGCCCTGGTAGCGGAACACGACGCGCCCCTCGCCCTCGAGCTCGTCGAGGGTCCGCTCGTCGGCGACGTACTGCCCGTCCTGGTTCTTCAGCGGGATCGTGATGCGCTCGCCCGCGGTGAAGTCCCGGGTCCAGGCGGTGTCGACGTTCTCGACCGAGAGGACCTGCTCGCGGCACACGAAGTGCAGGTGGTCGTTCTTGATCATCGACCCGGGCAGCAGGTGCGCCTCGGTGAGGACCTGGAAGCCGTTGCAGATGCCCAGCACCGGCAGCCCCCGGCCGGCGGCGTCGACGACCTCGCCCATGACGGGCGCGAACCGGCTGATCGCCCCGGCGCGCAGGTAGTCGCCGTAGGAGAACCCGCCGGGCAGCACGACCGCGTCGACCCCGTGCAGGTCGGCGTCCGCGTGCCACAGCGCGACGGGCTCGGCACCGGCCAGGCGCACCGCGCGGGCCGCGTCCCGGTCGTCGAGCGTGCCGGGGAAGGTGACGACGCCGACGCGGGTCATCAGGCCAGGCCCTGGCTGACGACGGTCGCGGCGGCGTCCGCCTCGAGGTCCGCGACGCGCACGACGTCCTCGATCACGGGGTTGGACAGCACCTGCTCGGCGGCGGCCGCGGCGGCGGCGAGCACCTCGGGCGTCACCGGCCCGTCGACCTCGAGCTCGAACCGCTTGCCCTGGCGCACGGACGTGAACTGCGCGAAGCCCAGCCGCGGCAGCGCACCGGCGACGGCCTTGCCCTGCGGGTCGAGGATCTCGGGCTTCGGCATGACGTCGACGACGACTCGTCCCACAGGTGCTCCCTGGTTCACGGCGGCGGGGTTCAGGGCCGATCCTACGGGGCCGGGAACGCCTGCGGCGCACCTCGTCCGAGGTGCGCCGCAGGTCGGGCCGGTGCGCCGGTCAGCGGGCCGTGCGGGCCCCGCGCCGACGGGCCACGAGCAGCAGCGCCGCACCCAGCAGCACCCACACGCCGCCGAGCGCGAACGTCGGGGCGAGCGCGTCGCCCACACCCGTCTCGGCCAGCGGCGTGCCCGACGCCGGGCGGGGCAGGCGCGTGTCGGCGATCTGCACGAACGACCCGTCCGCGGCGAGCGTGAACGTCAGGACGAACTCCGCCGGGGTGCCGTCGAACGCCGTGCCGGTCGCCACCAGGCGGTGCGCCCCGGTCTCCAGGCCCGGGGGCAGGGCGCCGCTCACGACCGCGGTGCCGTCCGCGCCGACGACGGCGGTGCCGATGACCTGCGGCGTCGAGTACACCGTGAGCGTGAGGATGCTGCCGGGCAGCAGCCCGACGCCCCGCGCCGAGACCTCCGCACCCGCGGCGCGCTCGCCGAGCGTCCCGTCGAGCGTCGCGTCGACGTCCCCGGGCGGGCCGGACACCTGGACGGTGACCGACGCGGTGGCGGGCAGCGTGAGCCGGTCGCCGACGGACGTGGCGGTCACGGTGCACTCCCCGGCGCTGATCGCGACGAGCGCGCCGTCCTCGATGACGCACGCGCCCGCGGCCTCGAGCGTGACGGGCAGGTCGTACTGCGACCGGGCGACGACGTCGGGCGTGGGCTGCCCGAGCGTCGGCGCCGGGAAGGACGCGATGGTCACGGTCTGCGCGCGGCGGGCGACGTCCCCGACCCGCACGACGGCGGACGCCGGGGCGGTGCGGGCGTCGCCGTCCTGCGTGGCGGTGACGGTGCAGGCGCCGACGTCGGTGACGACGAGGCGCCCGTCGGTGACGGTGCACGCCCCGGTGCCGGTGAGGACCACGGGCAGGCCCACGCTCGACGAGCCGGTGACGGCGACGGACGCCTGGCCGTAGACCAGCGCGGGCAGCTCGCCGAACGTGACGGCCTGCGACCGGCGGCCGACCTCGGTGGTCGTCGTCGCCTCGGCCGGCAGGGTCTGCGCGTCGCCCGCCTGGGACGCCGTGACGGTGCACGTGCCGACGTCGACGAGGTCGAGCAGGTCGCCCCGGACGGAGCAGGAGCCCGCGGCGGTGTACGTCAGGGGCAGCTCGGCCGAGCTGGTGCCGTGCAGCTGCACGGGCTCGCCCGCGTAGACCAGGTCGCCCGGCAGGGCGTCGACCGTGACGGTCTGGGTGCGCTTCGCGACGGTGACGTCGAGCGACGCGGACGACGCGGTGACACCGTCGGAGCCGCCGTACGTGGCCGCCACGTGCACGTCGCCGGCGAGGCGTGCGACGCCGGGGACGACGCCCGCGCCGTCGGTCAGGGCGACGTCGTCGTAGCTGGTGCCGCCGACCGTGACGTCGACCGTCCCCGTGACGGGGGTGCCGCCCGCGGCGACATGGACGTGCACGTCGAACGGCTCGCCGCTGACGGGCGCCGACGGGTCGAGGGTGATGCTCGTCGTCGACGGCGCCTGCGGCACCACGTCGGTGACGGGCGCGGACGGGTCGGAGTCGCCGATGACGTTCGCCGCGAGGACGTGGAACGTGTAGGACGTGCCGTTCTGCAGGCCGCTGACGACCGTCGACGTCTGCGGCGGCGTGCCGTTCAACGTCCCGCACGTGGTCTGCGACCCGCCCTCGGGCGTGCACAGCACCCGGTACTGCGTGACGC is a genomic window containing:
- a CDS encoding rhodanese-like domain-containing protein, which codes for MSVQPRPADGYAGDVTATQAWELLRDDASAVLVDVRTDAEWRYVGVPDLRELGRQAQLVEWSQYPTGQLNPRFLDQLRAAGVTEQTPVVFLCRSGQRSIGAAQAATAAGLGPAYNVLEGFEGATGPDGHRGHEGWRADGLPWVQP
- a CDS encoding O-succinylhomoserine sulfhydrylase, whose translation is MSGPRVPGPGDWDARRLDRDALRPDTLAVRGGLVRSEFAEMSEAVFLTQGYTYGSAADAEAGFAGEVDRFLYSRYGNPTVTTFEERLRLLEGAEACYATASGMSAVFTALAALVRSGSRVVASRALFGSSLVIFDEILAGWGVRTDYVDGHVPEQWEAALATPADVVFFETPSNPVQDLVDIAEVSRLAHAAGATVVVDNVFATPVFSRPLDHGADVVVYSATKHIDGQGRVLGGAILGSADYVRGPVQTLIRNTGPSLSPFNAWVLLKGLETLSVRVRHQAAGALELAAWLEQQPGVARVRYPYLPSHPQHALALRQQSGGGTVVTFDLAVPADAPADVAKKATFAVLDALRVVDISNNLGDAKSIVTHPATTTHRKLGPAGRAAVGIAESTVRLSVGLEDVEDLRDDLSRALATLPA
- a CDS encoding LLM class flavin-dependent oxidoreductase gives rise to the protein MATSTLTPPRTRTSAHGRPVPPPLARPAAPTVEVVGRTRPRPGAVEHVLDTATPDDAALALAAARADVVRLVPSAALPTPAHVRSLVRRVEQEVAALGRPRADVRVVLEVETVVAADAADARRRRTHLAYAEAFAGLTWSPSASWVVAPLDAVRDTATDLARSAGVDAVALSLVGPSAAHASTLDTAVA
- a CDS encoding GNAT family N-acetyltransferase, giving the protein MSTATSAPGTAPRLVHVAWDDPDAAVLRAAQQAELRERYGEDDIGHAMGADTVVVMVLLRDGDHTLACGALRDATADLGAGVAEIKRMYVRPSARGRGLSRTILAELERIAAERGFTRLVLETGILQPEAIGLYLSAGFLPVDNYAEYAGVVDSRCFGKDVTPAPVVRGVPGPAPVVTLVAADDPDAVALRRALLAEVAADDPADALAGADAAALDAAARATDLGATFVARVDGRAVGCVGVRRADAPWPREWAEVRRLYVAPDARRTGVASHLLRAAEDAARADGATHLLVDARVRLAPAVALVTRAGYRPVRPAGDSAAHPTTLWFARAL
- the purQ gene encoding phosphoribosylformylglycinamidine synthase subunit PurQ, with the protein product MTRVGVVTFPGTLDDRDAARAVRLAGAEPVALWHADADLHGVDAVVLPGGFSYGDYLRAGAISRFAPVMGEVVDAAGRGLPVLGICNGFQVLTEAHLLPGSMIKNDHLHFVCREQVLSVENVDTAWTRDFTAGERITIPLKNQDGQYVADERTLDELEGEGRVVFRYQGVNPNGSRRDIAGIANAAGNVVGLMPHPEHAVEPGFGPDGPAGPRSGTDGLRFFTSVLHAMVG
- the purS gene encoding phosphoribosylformylglycinamidine synthase subunit PurS is translated as MGRVVVDVMPKPEILDPQGKAVAGALPRLGFAQFTSVRQGKRFELEVDGPVTPEVLAAAAAAAEQVLSNPVIEDVVRVADLEADAAATVVSQGLA
- a CDS encoding fibronectin type III domain-containing protein; translation: MPAEPRPSAAPRARAGALRRLTGAVAVVVLAVLAALVPTAAHASTAGGTSRGTAVPLPVADLDSSFTASNAGVTSSAGTDGQSWYNVTWYSWTPAEDVRVFIRATSVSPSGWDNTLEVWSGGSQLAQNDDFYGLDASLTVNLQGGTTYQIGLGGFRSSSKGTVEMRFATRVPSPPLDVQATRGSGSATVSWSTPTDVAGGVTQYRVLCTPEGGSQTTCGTLNGTPPQTSTVVSGLQNGTSYTFHVLAANVIGDSDPSAPVTDVVPQAPSTTSITLDPSAPVSGEPFDVHVHVAAGGTPVTGTVDVTVGGTSYDDVALTDGAGVVPGVARLAGDVHVAATYGGSDGVTASSASLDVTVAKRTQTVTVDALPGDLVYAGEPVQLHGTSSAELPLTYTAAGSCSVRGDLLDLVDVGTCTVTASQAGDAQTLPAEATTTTEVGRRSQAVTFGELPALVYGQASVAVTGSSSVGLPVVLTGTGACTVTDGRLVVTDVGACTVTATQDGDARTAPASAVVRVGDVARRAQTVTIASFPAPTLGQPTPDVVARSQYDLPVTLEAAGACVIEDGALVAISAGECTVTATSVGDRLTLPATASVTVQVSGPPGDVDATLDGTLGERAAGAEVSARGVGLLPGSILTLTVYSTPQVIGTAVVGADGTAVVSGALPPGLETGAHRLVATGTAFDGTPAEFVLTFTLAADGSFVQIADTRLPRPASGTPLAETGVGDALAPTFALGGVWVLLGAALLLVARRRGARTAR